ACCACAGCCGGCTCGGAAGCCGTTACCTTTGCCATGATGGTGGTGGCTGAGGCTGGTGACGAGATAATCGTGCCAGAACCTTTTTACACGAATTACAACGGTTTCGCCACCATGGCGGGGATCACCATCCGCCCGCTGCTAACTTTGGCGGAGACCGGTTTCCAACTCCCCGGCGATGAAGCCATCGAAGCCCTTATCACTCCCAAAACCAAAGCGATCATGATCTGCAATCCCGGCAATCCCACCGGAACTGTCTATTCGCGCGAAGATATATTCCGCCTGGGCGGGCTGGCCAAGAAGCACGGCCTTTTTGTGATCTCGGACGAGGTTTACCGCGAATTCATCTACGAAGGCCGCCAGCACACCAGCATCCTGCACGTTCCCGGCCTGGAAGAGCATGCTGTGATGGTGGACAGTGTTTCCAAACGCTACAGCGCTTGCGGAGCGCGCATCGGCTGTATCGTTTCACGCAACCAGGCCCTGATGGACGCCACCCTCAAATTCGCCCAGGCCAGGCTCTGCCCTCCCACCGTGGACCAGTTGGCCGCTCTGGCCTGTGTGCCTCTGGGCGACGAATTTTTCCGCCCCCTCATCGCCGAATACCAGGCCCGGCGCGAAATCGTTTACAACGCGCTGATTGAAATTCCCGGCGTGGTCTGCGTCAAGCCCCAGGGCGCATTTTACATTCTGGTGAAGCTGCCCGTCGATGACTGTGAAAAGTTCATCGTCTGGATGCTGGATGAATTCCAGATCGACGGCGAAACCGTGATGGGTGCTCCCGGCGAAGGTTTTTATGCCACTCCGGGACTGGGACGCAACGAAATGCGCCTCGCCTACGTGCTCAACGAAGCCGAGCTGCGCAAAGCGATGCACATCTTCTCCCGAGGCTTTGAGGAATACAAAAAACTGAAAGCCTGAAACCACATTAACCACAAGGCGGTGAAATGAAAACCAAGCGCAAGATCGAGCCTTACCTCTATCTTCTGCCCGCGTTGCTGCTTTTGTTGCTGTTTCGCTTCATTCCCATCATCATGTCCTTTGTGATCAGCTTCTTCAAGTTCGGCGTCACGGATTTCGGCGAGTTCCAGGGTTTTGCCAACTACAGCCGTCTCTTTGCCGACAAGGAGTTCTGGCAATCGATGATGAACACCCTCTGGCTGGTGCTGATCGCGGTTCCTGCCAGCATTGTGCTGCCGCTGATCTTCGCCCAGCTTCTCAACCAAATCAAGTGGCTGAGCGGGTTTTTCCGCACGATCTATTTCATGCCTTTCGTCACCTCCCTGGTGGCGGTTTCAATCGTTTGGAAAATCATCTTCTCGGAGCAGGCCGGACTGGCCAATACCATCCTGCAATGGCTGGGAATGAAGCCGCAGCTTTGGCTGGCGGAACCCAGGGGCATCTTCACCCTGCTCTTTGAAAGCATGGGGGTAACCATCCCTGCCTGGATGGGCGGGCCTTCGCTGGCGCTGTTTTCCATCATCATCATGACTGTGTGGAAAGGCCTTGGCTACAACACCATCATCTACCTTTCCGGCTTGCAAAATATCTCCAAAGCCTATTACGAAGCTGCCTCCATCGACGGAGCCGGAAAGCTGCGCCAGTTCTTCAAAATCACCGTTCCCCTGATCTCGCCAACCACCTTCTACGTGCTGTTGATGACCACCATCGTAAGCTTCCAGACCTTCGCCCAGATCTACATGATGACGGATAAAGGCGGCCCTCTGGGCACCACCAAGCTCATCGTTTATTACATCTACGAAAAGGGCTTCGACAAGCTTGACATGGGCTATGCCAGCGCTGCCGCCATTATCCTTTTCATTGTGATCCTGGGCCTTACCCTATTGCAGCGCCGTCTGGAATCGAAGGTTAATTACTGAGGAGACCAAGATGAGAAACACCCTGACCACTACCCTGATCTACCTGTTTCTGATCATCTTCGGTTTCACGATGATCGTGCCCTTCATCTGGATGCTTTCTACTTCGCTGATGACCCAGAACGAATTCAACAAAAACGACTCCATCTTCATCCCCAAGGAAGAATACCACGTTTGGAAAGATGGAGGCACCGAGCACAAGGTGGTCCTGGTGGAAACCAAAGGCCAAAGAGCCGTGATCCACGTTCTGGATGCCGAAGGCCAGATATCCAAAGAATATGAAGAATATAAAGAGGTTCCTGCCAAAGAGGTGAAGCTGATACGCAAGAAACCCAGCTTCCACTTCGAAAACTACGTGAAGGCCTTTAATAAAGTGCCCTTTGCTACCTATTTCGCGAACACCATCTTCGTATCCATCGTAACCTTGGCGGGGGTGCTGGTCACTTCGGTGCTGGCTGCCTACGCCTTTGCCCGCCTGGATTTCAAGGGCAAGGATTTTATCTTTTACCTTTTCCTGAGCATGATGATGGTGCCGGAGCCGATCTATATCATCTCATCCTACATAATGCTGGATAAGTTCAACTGGCTGGATACCTACAACGCCCTGATCATTCCCTGGTGCGTAAACATCTTCACCATCTTTCTCTTCCGCCAGCACTTCAAATCGCTGCCCCAGGAACTCTTCGACGCCGCTTCCATTGATGGCTGCAGCACCTTCGGGATGCTCACGCGCATCATCCTGCCTCTCTCCAAGGGCGTAATCGCTACCGCTGCCGTCTTTTCCCTGATCGGCAGCTGGAACAGCTTCATGTGGCCTTTGGTGATGACGGACCGGCCAGAACTGCGGGTCTTGCAGGTGGGATTGAGCTACTTCAACCAGGAGGCGTCCACCCAGACGACCCTGCTGATGGCAGCCTCCACCTTCAGCATCCTCCCCATCCTGATAATCTTCTTCATCGCGCAAAAGCAGATCATCGTCAGCTACGCCAAGGCCGGCCTCAAAGACTGACACGGAGTTTACACCCATGAATAAAAGAAAAGTTGACGTCCGCCATATCAAGCGGCAGATTCAGAAAAGCGAAGCATCCAAAAAGGAAAAGCCTGAGTATCAGGTTCCCACCAAAGCGGTGGTGATGAATGACTTCCAGTTCCGTCCTCAGCCCCTGCAAAATCCCAAAACCAACCTCATCGTGGCCTGGGCGGTTTTTGCCATCGCCCTCATCGTTTATCTGCTCACCCAGGCCCGCACCACCTCCTTTTGGGACAGCGGCGAATACGCCACCTGCATCAGCAGCCTGGGTGTGCCCCATCCTCCTGGAAACCCTTTCTACATAATATTCGGGCGGGCCATGGCAATACTGCTTGGTGGAATTTTCTACCACGCCTGGATCGCGGCTTTCATCTCCGGCCTATACAGTGCTTTTGCCGTGATGTTCACCTATTTGATCACGGTTCAGCTCACCAGCATGTTCCGGATCAAGGATTGGGAAGCCATGTTCGCCGGCGTGGTGGCAGCCCTGCTCACCGCCTTTTCCTTCACCTTCTGGATGAACGCTGTGGAAGCCGAGGTCTATTCCGGGCTGGCCTTCTTCGTCACCATCATCATCTGGCTTACGCTCTGGTGGGTTCAGCACTCGAGGGAGTTCCGCCATCAGAATGTGCTGCTGCTGATCGTTTACCTCTTCTTCCTGGGCTTTGGCGTGCACCAGACAGCGCTACAGATAGCGCCAGCCATCCTTTTCATCGTGGTCTATCCACTTTTGGCGCAGGGAACCAAATCAAGCTCCTTCTGGTATAAATTCTTCGGTTACGGCTTTGCCCTGATTCTCAGTTACCTCGTTTTCGGCGCAATAGGAAAAAGCGTGGGCATGGATTCCATGGACCAGATCGGCCTGATGCTCTGCATCATAGTGCTGATGGTGGTGGAACTGCACAAAGTCTTTGACCGCCGCATTTGGATACTGAGCATCCTGCTGGCGGTGGTGGGGATTTCCTCCCACATCTACATACCAATCCGCGCTGCCGACAAGCCTTTCATCAACCTCGGCGATCCCAGCACCACCCAGCGCTTTCAGGAATACATCCAGCGCAAGCAGTACAAAGCGGAAACCGAAACCTCGATGTTCGACCGCCGCGGCGCTTTCGTGAAGCACCAGATGGGCTTCCATTTCCTGCGCTACTTCGGTTGGCAGTGGTTCAAACAGGACGCAGTGGTGCGCACCACCAAGCTGCCCGACATCGTTGTGAACATCTTTGCCGGCCTGTACGTGGCTTTCCTGGGTCTCTTCGGCGCCGTTTTCCACTACCGGAAAAACAAACACAGCTTCTTCTACCTTTTGGCTATCATCTTCTGTGTAACGCTGCTGATGGTCTTTGTGATGAACCTTTCCGACGAAGAGGTGCGTGACCGCGATTACTTTTTCGTGATGGCTTACAATATGTGGGCGATTTGGATGGGCATCGGCGCGCTGGCCCTGCTAAGCCTTTTCAAGAACAAGGCGCTCCGAACGGCAGTGGTGGCTTTGATGCTGCTCCTGCCCCTGCTCAACATGGCCGTGCAGTACAGGGAACATGACCGTTCCCGCGAATTTATTGCCCTCGATTACGGCGTGAACTTCCTCAATTCAGTTGAGGACAACGCCATCATCTTCACCAACGGCGACAACGACACCTATCCCCTTTGGTATGCCCAGACCGTGAAGGACCCTTATGCCAAGGAATACCATCACCAAACCCGTGACATCTTCCCCACCGAAGCTTCCCGGGCCGCCATTGCCAAAGCGGCGGAGTACAAAAGAACCCGCCTGAAGGGCATCCGCAAAGACGTCACCATTGCCAACCTCTCCCTGCTCAACACATCCTGGTATGTGCGCCAACTGCGTGACCAGGAAGGCGTGAACATCAGTTGGAGCGAGGAAGAGATCAATTCCCTGGACGACAGGGCCGGAGGCTACATACCCTATCTGGCCAGGAAATACGTCACATTTGACGCCGGTGATCCCCAGGGAGAGCAGAAGTTCACCATGAAATACGCCCAAAGCCGCGAGGAAAGCAATCAAACCGGAGATTTCATGCCCATCCGCGCCTCCGATTTCTCCGTTCTCCAGATCGTTGAAGACAATTTCGGCAAGCGTCCCATCTATTTTGCCGTCACCTGCGAATCCAACGTGGGTTTCGATGAATACCTGCGCAGCGAAGGGATGGTCTCACGTGTAACCCACATCCGCTCCAAAACAAGAAGGGAGGCTGTGGACCTGCCCCGTCTGCTCACCAACATCGACAAGGTTTACCAGTACCGCTCCATCGACGACGAACGAGTTTTCAAAGACGAAAACATGACGCGTCTCATCACCAACTACGGTTCCGGTTTTGCCCGCGCTGCTTTGGAATTTTCACGAGCCGGTAAGTTTGAAAAAGCCCTTGCCTATGCCGACAAAGCCAAAAGATTCATCGACGGTGAACTCCGCCTCACGGAGTTTTGGGTGCACTACTATGCCGGCACCGGCCAGATCGCCAAGCTGGACGAATTTGTGGATAAAAACATCCTGCCCCACCAGGACGCCATTCGCATCTACAACAGTTATGTGCTGAACACCATGGCCACGGAATATCCGCGCTATTTTCCCCGTTACATGAGAAAACTGCTGCTGGCCTTCCCCAACGAGATCGACCTTGCCCAACTGGCCCTCTATTACGGCTACAACTACGACCTGATTCCCCAGGTGCAGAGCACTCTCGACTCCCTGATGGCCGAAAACAGGCTCACGTACAACATGCAGGACCTGAACAACTATCTTGCCCAAGGCCATGAGGAAGAAGTCGCTGACACCTTATAAACTGGCATACATGGCCGCCTGGCCTTACATAGATCATGCGTAACGAGGGATCAAGATGCCCTCAAACAAATGGAGGTCCGATAAGTTGGATTTTTCCAACATTGGTGACTCATAACAAAAAAAAGGGATCATTCCCGAATTTAATGAAAGGAGTACAAATGAAGAATATCGGCTATGTACTGATTTTGGTAGCTGTCTTGCTGCTTTCCGGCTGCGCGACAATATTTACCGGAACAACGGATCCAGTGACGATCGAAAGCACACCCAACGCGTCGTTTGTTGTAAGGAATGCATACGGTGCTATAGTCGCTGAAGGTACCACACCAACTACTGTCGAGTTAAAAAGAAAAACACATTATACTATTGAAATCTCGTTGGACGGCTACAAATCGAAAACAATGGCTATTTCGCAAGATTTCAATATGATAAGCATATTGAATTTAGGTAGTGTATTCGGTTGGGCTGTGGATTATCTTACAGGAGCGATATTTAAACTGTATCCGCAGAGCGTAAGGGTTACTTTGGAAATTGCTGTCTTGGATTCAGG
This sequence is a window from Candidatus Cloacimonadota bacterium. Protein-coding genes within it:
- a CDS encoding pyridoxal phosphate-dependent aminotransferase, with translation MKLSQRALDIQASPIRKLMPHAVAARQRGLKVYQLNIGQPDIPTPQPMLDAYHSFSEKVLAYGPSQGLDPYRKGLVDYYARQNIPLKDNQIIVTTAGSEAVTFAMMVVAEAGDEIIVPEPFYTNYNGFATMAGITIRPLLTLAETGFQLPGDEAIEALITPKTKAIMICNPGNPTGTVYSREDIFRLGGLAKKHGLFVISDEVYREFIYEGRQHTSILHVPGLEEHAVMVDSVSKRYSACGARIGCIVSRNQALMDATLKFAQARLCPPTVDQLAALACVPLGDEFFRPLIAEYQARREIVYNALIEIPGVVCVKPQGAFYILVKLPVDDCEKFIVWMLDEFQIDGETVMGAPGEGFYATPGLGRNEMRLAYVLNEAELRKAMHIFSRGFEEYKKLKA
- a CDS encoding DUF2723 domain-containing protein, with translation MNKRKVDVRHIKRQIQKSEASKKEKPEYQVPTKAVVMNDFQFRPQPLQNPKTNLIVAWAVFAIALIVYLLTQARTTSFWDSGEYATCISSLGVPHPPGNPFYIIFGRAMAILLGGIFYHAWIAAFISGLYSAFAVMFTYLITVQLTSMFRIKDWEAMFAGVVAALLTAFSFTFWMNAVEAEVYSGLAFFVTIIIWLTLWWVQHSREFRHQNVLLLIVYLFFLGFGVHQTALQIAPAILFIVVYPLLAQGTKSSSFWYKFFGYGFALILSYLVFGAIGKSVGMDSMDQIGLMLCIIVLMVVELHKVFDRRIWILSILLAVVGISSHIYIPIRAADKPFINLGDPSTTQRFQEYIQRKQYKAETETSMFDRRGAFVKHQMGFHFLRYFGWQWFKQDAVVRTTKLPDIVVNIFAGLYVAFLGLFGAVFHYRKNKHSFFYLLAIIFCVTLLMVFVMNLSDEEVRDRDYFFVMAYNMWAIWMGIGALALLSLFKNKALRTAVVALMLLLPLLNMAVQYREHDRSREFIALDYGVNFLNSVEDNAIIFTNGDNDTYPLWYAQTVKDPYAKEYHHQTRDIFPTEASRAAIAKAAEYKRTRLKGIRKDVTIANLSLLNTSWYVRQLRDQEGVNISWSEEEINSLDDRAGGYIPYLARKYVTFDAGDPQGEQKFTMKYAQSREESNQTGDFMPIRASDFSVLQIVEDNFGKRPIYFAVTCESNVGFDEYLRSEGMVSRVTHIRSKTRREAVDLPRLLTNIDKVYQYRSIDDERVFKDENMTRLITNYGSGFARAALEFSRAGKFEKALAYADKAKRFIDGELRLTEFWVHYYAGTGQIAKLDEFVDKNILPHQDAIRIYNSYVLNTMATEYPRYFPRYMRKLLLAFPNEIDLAQLALYYGYNYDLIPQVQSTLDSLMAENRLTYNMQDLNNYLAQGHEEEVADTL
- a CDS encoding carbohydrate ABC transporter permease codes for the protein MRNTLTTTLIYLFLIIFGFTMIVPFIWMLSTSLMTQNEFNKNDSIFIPKEEYHVWKDGGTEHKVVLVETKGQRAVIHVLDAEGQISKEYEEYKEVPAKEVKLIRKKPSFHFENYVKAFNKVPFATYFANTIFVSIVTLAGVLVTSVLAAYAFARLDFKGKDFIFYLFLSMMMVPEPIYIISSYIMLDKFNWLDTYNALIIPWCVNIFTIFLFRQHFKSLPQELFDAASIDGCSTFGMLTRIILPLSKGVIATAAVFSLIGSWNSFMWPLVMTDRPELRVLQVGLSYFNQEASTQTTLLMAASTFSILPILIIFFIAQKQIIVSYAKAGLKD
- a CDS encoding sugar ABC transporter permease — its product is MKTKRKIEPYLYLLPALLLLLLFRFIPIIMSFVISFFKFGVTDFGEFQGFANYSRLFADKEFWQSMMNTLWLVLIAVPASIVLPLIFAQLLNQIKWLSGFFRTIYFMPFVTSLVAVSIVWKIIFSEQAGLANTILQWLGMKPQLWLAEPRGIFTLLFESMGVTIPAWMGGPSLALFSIIIMTVWKGLGYNTIIYLSGLQNISKAYYEAASIDGAGKLRQFFKITVPLISPTTFYVLLMTTIVSFQTFAQIYMMTDKGGPLGTTKLIVYYIYEKGFDKLDMGYASAAAIILFIVILGLTLLQRRLESKVNY